The genomic stretch GGCGAACGTGGAGAGCGGGTCCTTGGCCGTCTCGACGAAGGCGTTGGCCTTCCAGGCCTCGAAGGTATTGCCGCCCGCGGGAGCGGCGTCCCGTGGTTTGGACTCGAGGGGGGCACCCGCCAAGGCGTCCGCCGACGGCTTCGCGGGCCCCGGTTCGCGGCGATGCAGTTCGGCTTTGCTCCTGGAGACCTTCTTGGCGGCTTCAGGCGCCGGCGCGGGCTGCATGGGCATGGCGAGAGAGGGCGCGGCCGGCGGGGCGCCGGCGAGGGTGGCTGCGCCCACGGAGGGCTCGGCGCTGTCCCGGTCGCTGGTGAACTCCTCATGTTCCGGGGCGCGTGCGGCGCTCTCCGTCTGGGCCGCGGGACGGGGCTTCTCGAGGCTGGCGCGCTCATCGTTGGCGGGGCTCCGGTTGTGACACGCGGACAGGGTGCTGGCGACGAGAAGGGCACTTCCCCAGGCAGTCAGTTGGCGCTTCAGCGAGAAGGGGGACATCGGGGCTCCAAGGTCGGTGAGTAGGTCGCCTCCCGAAAACGCATGGCCTGCGAAAAAGGGTCTAAAGCCGAATGAATTTTCCGGCGAACACCCGGGCCGGGCGTCCTTGTCTGGGGCACCCCCGTCTGACAGGGTGCCGCTCCATGCAGACCGCCAGGCCATTTCGAATTCTGGGTGTCCAGCAGATCGCCATTGGAGGCGCGGACAAGGCGCCGCTCCGCAAGCTCTGGGTCGACCTGCTGGGCTTGACGCCCCACGGCACCTACCGCAGCGAGCGCGAGAACGTGGACGAGGACATCGTCACCGCGGGCGCGGGCCCCTTCAAGGTGGAGGTGGACCTGATGCAGCCCGTGGACCCGGAGAAGAAGCCCCGCGTCCACGAGACGCCGCTCAACCACGTGGGCCTCTGGGTGGACGACCTGCCCGTGGCCGTGCAGTGGCTGGAGTCCCAGGGCCTTCGCTTCGCCCCCGGCGGCATCCGCAAGGGCGCCGCGGGCTTCGACATCTGCTTCATCCACCCCAAGGGCAGCGAGCAGTTCCCCTTCGGCGGAGAGGGCGTGCTCATCGAGCTGGTGCAGGCGCCGAAGGAGGTCATCGCCGCCTTCGAGTCGCTATCCGCCGCGGGCCACTGAGTCAGCGTCCGGCGGGGGCGTGCTGGCCCTGCCGGAACAGCCGTCCCGAGAGGTTCCGGAGCGCGGGCCGCAGCACGCGCTCCAGCCGGTCCAGGGCGACGCACAGCACGAAGGTGAGGCCGATGATGACGGCCGTCAGCACCCAGTACTGGAGCCATCCGCTGCGGTCTCCCCAGAAGCGCTGGAAGGAGAAGACGCCGCCCAGCCGGTAGAACAGCAGCATCTCGTGGAAGAAGTACGCGGACAGCGACGACGTGCCGAACACCTCCACGAAGCGCCGCAGCCGGGACGGCGCCGCGTCCACGGGGATCCGGGCCTCCAGCCACGTCAACACGAGCAGCACCGTGCTCACCCAGCCGAAGCGCGCCGCCGCGTTGGAGGGATTGGCGACGAAGAAGCGGTGGGGCGGATAGAGGCCGTAGAGGAAGTCACCGAGCACCGCGCCCGTGAAGCCCAGGCCCATCAGCACCCACAGCGCCTTGATGAGCCCGGCGCGGCCCCAGGCGCCCGCCACCGTTCCCGCGAAGACGCCCAGCCATGCGTAGCCCAGCCAGGGCAGCAGCGGGAAGGGCGCGAAGGAGGACTTCTCCGTCAGCGTGGCCCAGGGGCCATCCACCTGTTCGCCCAGGGGCGACACGGCGAACGTGGCCATGGCCAGCACGAAGGCGCCGGTGCCCAGCACCTTGGGACGCGCGGAGAGCAGCGCGGCCACCGGCAGGACGATGAGCAGGCACAGGCCCACGCACTGGAGGATGTCCATGCGGAAGATCCACTGGGGCTCGCGCAGCAGGGGGAACCACGCCCAGTTGACCAGGGTGGCCACCGCGAGCACCTCGCCAGCGCGGCGGAGGTTGCGGTGGACACGATCGCGGAGCATGCCGCTGGCGGCGCTGCGGACCATCATCAGGGCGGTGGCGAAGCCGGCCGAGAAGATGAACGCAGGGGCCACCAGCCCGTCGACGCGCAGCAGCCGCGCCACCCATTCGCTCTGCCGCAGCTCGGGCGTGAGCAAGGCCAGGGTGTGCGTCTGGACCATGAAGAGCACCGCGATGCCCCGGAGCCAGTCGATGGCTCGGATGCGATCACGGGAGACGAGGGCAGGGGAGGCGGGCGTGGACGTCACGGCCCGCCTACCCTAGAGCATCAGCGGACCCAGCT from Myxococcus xanthus encodes the following:
- a CDS encoding VOC family protein, with translation MQTARPFRILGVQQIAIGGADKAPLRKLWVDLLGLTPHGTYRSERENVDEDIVTAGAGPFKVEVDLMQPVDPEKKPRVHETPLNHVGLWVDDLPVAVQWLESQGLRFAPGGIRKGAAGFDICFIHPKGSEQFPFGGEGVLIELVQAPKEVIAAFESLSAAGH
- a CDS encoding heparan-alpha-glucosaminide N-acetyltransferase domain-containing protein is translated as MTSTPASPALVSRDRIRAIDWLRGIAVLFMVQTHTLALLTPELRQSEWVARLLRVDGLVAPAFIFSAGFATALMMVRSAASGMLRDRVHRNLRRAGEVLAVATLVNWAWFPLLREPQWIFRMDILQCVGLCLLIVLPVAALLSARPKVLGTGAFVLAMATFAVSPLGEQVDGPWATLTEKSSFAPFPLLPWLGYAWLGVFAGTVAGAWGRAGLIKALWVLMGLGFTGAVLGDFLYGLYPPHRFFVANPSNAAARFGWVSTVLLVLTWLEARIPVDAAPSRLRRFVEVFGTSSLSAYFFHEMLLFYRLGGVFSFQRFWGDRSGWLQYWVLTAVIIGLTFVLCVALDRLERVLRPALRNLSGRLFRQGQHAPAGR